The uncultured Subdoligranulum sp. genomic sequence TCGCCCGCTGTGAAAACAGCGGGCAATTTTTCGTTTAAGGGGGAATGCAACACCATCCAATTTATCGATATGTTTGCCGGCATCGGCGGCTTCCGCGAGGGGCTGACCCGTGCCAGCGGTTTCACCTGCGTGGGACACTGCGAATGCGACAAATACGCCGAGCACAGCTACCGCGCCCTGTTTGACTGCAAAGGAGAGTGGTACACAGAAGATGCCAGAAACGCCGACCCCGACACCATGCCCGACTTCGACCTGCTCTGCGGCGGATTCCCTTGCCAGGCTTTCAGCCTGGCTGGAAACCGCAAAGGCTTCGGAGATCCCCGCGGCACCCTCTTCTTCGAACTTGCCCGCCTGGCTGAAGCGCGGAAGCCTCGCTATCTGCTGTTTGAAAATGTTCCCGGCCTGCTATCGCATGACGGCGGGCGGACGTTTGCAGCCATCCTCGATGCGCTGGACCGACTGGGGTACCATGTCGAATGGCAGGTGCTTAACAGCCAGGATTTTGGCGTTGCACAGTCAAGACGCCGCGTATACATTGTCGGATTTCTTGATGAGCGATGTGCCGGAAAGATACTACCTTTCACCGGCACAACAAAAACGCCTGCTGCCCGACGGCTGGGGGCAGGCTTCCCGGTAAAAGAGGCGACCAAAACCGGCTATAAGCTGGCGTACCCCGGCGACAGCATCAGCCTGGCCTACGCCACCACCAACCGCCGCCGTGGCCGGGTGGGGCATGGCATCGCCCACACGCTGACGACAGGTGGGAACATGGGGGTATTGGAAGCGCCGTGCCCCGTGCGAACGCCATTGGTAAGCACACCTTGGCGTAATCCTCGACGGATGCGTGGCCCCAACGACTCTATGTTCACGCTGACGACGAAGGATCGGCACGGCGTTTTCTTCGCCGGCCACATCCGCCGCCTGACGCCGCGGGAATGCCTGCGGCTGCAGGGCTGGCAGGACGACCGCATCGACAAGATCCTGGCTGTCAGCAGCGAGGGGCAGGCCTACAAACAGGCAGGCAACGGCGTGACCGTCAACGTGGTGGAAGCCATCGGGCGCAGGCTGGCGGCGGTGGATGCCGAACTGAACGGAGGCACGGCCCCTGCCTCTTGACTTCCGCGACCAGAAGTTTGGCTGTGAGATCGAAATGACGGGCATCACGCGCCAGCAGGCTGCCGATGCGGTGGCGGCACTGTTCGGCACATCGGCCCGCCAGACCCATGAATCCCGCGTTTACGACCCTTGGGAAGTTAAGGACGCAGACGGCAAGAAATGGCGCTTTGTCTATGACAGCAGCATCCAGGCCACCCGGCGCGTTGGCCGGCGGCAGGGACCGGCTTATGACTTGACCTACAAAGTCGAGCTCAACTCGCCGGTGCTGGAATATGCCGAGATGGACAAGCTGCAGGAAGTCGTGCGGGCGCTGCGCCATGCCGGGGCGGTCGTGAACCCCAGCTGTGGGCTGCACGTCCATGTGGATGCCAGTAAGCACACGCCGCGCAGCCTGCGGAATCTGTTGTCGATCATGTACTCCAAGGAGGATTTGATCTTTGCGGCACTGGGGGCACAACAGCGCCGGGTAGAGCGTTACTGCAAGCTGTCGCGGGAAAACGTCGTGAGAGTGGTCCGCAATATGCCGCCCGGCCTGACGATGCGGCAACTGCGCCGCGCCTGGTACGAAGGCCATGACGGCGCGCACGACCATTACAACTGGTCGCGGTATTACGCGCTCAATCTGCATTCGGTGTTTTACCATGGCACCGTGGAGTGGCGCTGTTTTGAGAGCACGCTCCACGCCGGGGAAGTCCGCGCCGACATCACGCTGGCGCTGGCCATGTCGGCCCAGGCGATCAACCTGGAAAAGACGGTGGCGCGCAAGACGCCGGTCGGGGATAACCCTGCATTCACGTTCCGAACTTTTTTGCTCCGCCTTGGCCTCATCGGCCCCGAATACAAAAATGTGCGGATGCACCTGCTCAAGCGTCTGCCCGGCGACCCCGCCTGGCTGCGCGACCGCAACCAGTACGAAAGCTACCAGCGCCGCCATAATCGTGGTAGTGACGCGCGCTGAAGGGGGGATTTTTTGAAAGAACTGTATTTTGCCTATGGCTCCAACCTGAATATCGTCCAGATGGACAACCTCTGCCCGCTGGCGCAGCTTGTATCCCGGGCTGTGTTGGAAGGGTATGAACTGGCCTTCCGCTGCGGTGTGCTGACCATCCTGCCCAAAGAGGGCGGCCGGGTGGATGGCATCCTCTGGAAAGTCAACGACCGCGATGAGCGGGCGCTTGACCGCTACGAGGGGTACCCGCACCTGTACACCAAAGAGACCCTGACGGTACAGACGGACGCCGGGCCGCAGACAGCCGTTGCGTATGTTATGACCGCGCCCTATTGCGAGAGGGCGCAGCCGCCCAGTTCCACATACTTGCGGACGGTTTTGCTGGGGTACCGGGTAGCCGAGTTTGACCCGCGTGTGGTACTGCAAGCGGCAGCCCGGGCCAGAGAAATGCAGCCGCAACAGGTACCGCGAAAACGCCCCGAAAACACCAGATAAAGAATAAACATCCATTGACCCGCGCCCGCCGCATGGTTGCTTTGCCAGCCGTGCGGCGGGCTTTTTTTGTTTTCACGCCAAAGGAGTTTGCTTATGAATTGCAAAACCAACCGCAACGGCTGGCGGCGTGCCGCAGCCGGGCTTTTGGCAGGCATCTGCCTGTTGACGAGCACCGGCGCGACTGCGCTGGCCGCCAACGCTGCGCCCGGCTCCGACCCGGCGGCCGCAAAGACCGTGACCGCTGCGGCCACGCCGGAGAATGCTACACCCGAAACGGCGCTCAGCCCCGAAGCGCAGGCTTTTGTGGATGCCGTCAACGCGCTGGATCGGGAATCGATTTTGGCTGCGGTACGCCAGTGGGCCACCGCGAGCGACGCCTGGCAGGCTGACCCGGACAGCACTGATTTGGAAGCTGCATTGAACGAAGCGATTGCCACATCCGATGCCGCGTCTGCGCCGGTGTACGCCGCCGAAGATTTGTACTATGCCATCCCCGAAGAAGAACAGCAGGGCGAGGCGGTGCAGGCCGCCTACACCGCCCTGGCGGCACTGATCGCCTCGATGCAGCTGGCGATGGAGCAGCCGGAGCTGCCCGAGGACACCGGCGCGCCGCCGGATGACGACGAGATCTACGATGTCCTCTACGGCGACCTGCCGGACAGACCGACCGGCAGTTATATCGGCAGCATGGGCCTGCCTATTGCGACTGGTCAGACGCGCATCTCCATCTCCGAATGGGTGACCGACCTGTACGATGGTGTGGACGCCCATATCGACGCCGGGGCCCTCCATGCGGATGGCGAGATCATCACGGTGGAGCGTCTGCCGGACCAAGACTATGCCATTGTCCCCCTCCTGATCCAGGTGGAATACCCCGCCAACGGCAGCACGGCCGAGATCGTCCTGCCGGACGGCGTGACGCTGCTGGACTATGAAGGCAACACCGCCGATGCAGAGGAAGCCGAGGACATCCTGCACGCTGCCTATGCAGACACCTCTGCGGCGGCGCGCGGCATCTATGTGCAGGCCGCACAGGATTTTACTGCCGAATTTGTATATACTGCCCCGGACGGTGCGCAGCTGCGCAAAAGCCTCCAGGTCAGAGTGACTGATGGCGGCGGCGCAAACCCGATCACCGCCGCAAAGGGTGGTATCAGCACCTATGCAGCCGGGCCTACACCGCCGTTCACCACCGGCAAGATCACCTCGATTGCGTTCGAGGGCGGTACCTGGCTGGTTTGGTTCAATGGGCTCGAGGCCTATTGCTGCTCCCACGGTTTGAACGGTCAGCCCAACGGCTGCCCGACATATACCTTTGCCTACGTGTCCAAGTTGGAGCCGGGGCAATACACACCCGGTAACCACTATGCCAATCAGGTGAATATCTGGGGCGGGCTCAATCAGCTGTCGCTTGGCCTGCTGGAAGAAAAGCACAGCGGTACAGCGGTCTCGGCCTACGGACTGACGGATGAAAATGCCGCGGAGACCGCCTACCGTTACTATGACGACACCCAGCTGTGGATCATGGAGCATTATCCAGACAGCCTTGCTGCGCAGACCTACCGCGCCTCAGCCCAGGCGCTGGCCGAACAACGCAGCGGCAATGGGGTTGCCGCTTACAGCGGTGAGAACGGCTACTACACCTACATCTACACCCCGCCCGCCGGATATGCCTGGCAGACCATCGCCATCGTGGGCGAGGAGATCCCCGCGGAGGGCGGCGGCGAGGAAGTCCCCGACGCACCCGGCGCCGAGTATTATTCGGCCAACTGGAGCGCCCCGCCGCAGAGCGCCAGCGGCAGTTTCGACCTGACTTTTACCGTCAACACGGACAAACAGCAGTTGGAAACTGCCGAAAAGGTAGATGGGGCCACCATCACGATCACGCCCAGCAAGACCGGCGGCAGCATCGACGGCGGCACCTGGACAATGGCCCCTGCCGGTGCGCAGACGGTGACCACCAGCGGCCACACGCAGGACGACAATTACCAGCTCAACGGCGGTGACGCCACCACCACCTGGACGGTGCATTATGAGGTCACCAAGACCAGCACCACCAGTCTGAATGGCCAGGAGGGCCCCTACGACACCCAGGAGGAAGCCAACGCCGCCGCGGAAGCCGCCAAGAACAATGCAATTTCGCAGCTGCAAAATGAAGCACAGGGCATGGTGGATGCCGCCATCGCCGCTGCTCGCGCCGAACTGGCGTCTATCGTATTCAGCTACGACGAAACCAACATTCCGTATGGTTTTGAGGAATTTGACGGCGCGCTGGGCAGCCACCAGGACATCACGGTGCCTGCGGACAGCAGCAACCATTATGTCATGAAGAACGACGAGTGGAGCCTGCAAGTCAACCTCGTCAAAGTGGACAGTGAAACCGGCGAACAGATTGCCGGGGACGCCCTGTACGAAGTCTACGAGTGGGACACCGTCACCCAACAGTTCATCCCGTATGGCGGGTACAACCAGTACAGTGTTGTGCGTAACCCGGATGGAACTTACTCCGTTGCCAACAGCTCCAACTATGGCACCGAGTATGACACCAGCCGCACGATGTACTACACCCAGCGCAACGAGGGTAAGTTCGTGATCGTCGAGACCCGCGCGCCGTCCGGCTACTATGGCGACTGGACGGATGTAGAGCACCCAGGCACCGCTGGCACGCCGCTGGGCAAACGCGGCTACTACATCGAGATCACCGCTGCCAACGACAGCAGCACCATCACGCTGGACAACTCTCATTACAGCGCCGACATCGCCACCAGCTACACTGGCGGCACCAAGCTGCTGACCAGCGGCGGCGTCGAGACCACCGTGACCATCTACAAGGCAAGTGAAGAACCTGCCGCCGAAGTGCAGTACCAGGACGCGGGCCGTACTTACCATACCGACGGTTCCGGCACCGCTGCCAACGAGGACAGCTATACCATGACCCCGCAGACCGGCGTCATGCAGAACGACCGCACGATTGGCGAAATTTCTCTGTCCAAGGTGGACTTGGACGCCGTGCGCTATGTTGGCGGCCGTGACACGGACGGTGATGCGCTGGCCAGCGGCCAGGCCCATGCGGATGCCCGGCTGGACGGCGCGATATATGACCTCTATGCCGCCGAGGACATCCAGCATCCTGACGGCGTGACCGGCACGGTGGACTACAGCAAGATCACCTACCCCGACGGCACGCCCATCTGGCACACCACCATCCGGGACAACGCCGGGGTGTGGCACGACGACTACCTGCCCGTGTTGGCCAAAGATCATCTGGTCGCCAGTGCAGAAATCAAAGACGGCTGGCTGACTTTCAGCAACCTGTATTTGGGCAAGTATTACATCGTGGAGCGTGGCACCGGCGTCGTCATTCCCGTTGACGGTGACGCATTTAAGCTCTCTGGCACCTATCCCGACATCGACGCCAAGACCAAGGAGCCGACCGGCACCACGTCGCCGCTGGCCACCAATGGCGACGGGCAATACAGCGATTACGTTTACAAAAATCAGTGGTCGTACATCGGTCAGAGCAAGGCGTTGGACAGCAGCAAGACCTATGACGGCTACTACGAGAGCTACGCCAAGGGCTACCTCTGCGATGAGCACAACTACTACATCACCCCGGCGTACTCGGATGAAGGCTGGTACGTCGAAAAGACCGCCTTTGAGGATAATCGCCAGGCCGAGGGCGAGCAGCGCGACACCACCGATTACAGCGACAACTACCACATTCATCGGGACAACGCGCTGGCCGAATCGCAAGACCAGGTGATGAAAGGCAACGTCGAGTTGTCCAAACACGTTTCCAGCACCGGCAGCTCGGATGGTATCGAACTGGAAGGTGCAGGCTTTACTTTTTACTTGATTTCTGACCTTTCCAAAGTAGACCAGTTCTCTACCACGCGCAGCGGCAAATACATGATCCAGTCCATCCTTGACGCCTACATCAACCCGGAGTACGACGATTTGTCGCAGAAATATGATTTTTCGGGTGAAGCGCAGGCTATTGCCAAGACCTACGAGGTGGACGCCGGGCAGATCGCCGCGTACAATGCGACGCTGACCGAAGCTGGTGACTTCAAAAACGGTTCTGGCGACGGCTGGGTTTCGACGGGCCGCCCCGCCGAGTATCAACTGGCAGAGATTTTCTCCAATGATAGCGGCAACATCCGCGTGCAGGGTTTGCCCTACGGGCAATATTTAGTCGTTGAAACCACCACGCCGAAAGACGTGTTCCAGGCAGAGCCGTTCATTGTGGACATCGACCCGACCGACGAGACCAACCCTCAATCGGCCATGGCCAATCCCAAGGATGCCGTGCAGGTTCCGTCGAACAGCTATCAGAAGTACACGGTTCTTGATGAAGAAATCGAGGTTTACCTGCGCGTTACCAAGATCGACGACGAGACCGGCAAAGCAGTGCTGCTCAAAGACACTGCATTCCAGATTTACTGGATGGACGATATGGGCAACCATATCTACGACGACGAGGGCCATGCAAAACTGGTCACGATGACCGACACCACCGACCCGGCAATGCCGAAAGACGTTGACACCTTCTACACCGATGACACTGGTATGCTGGTTCTGCCCGAAAAGCTGCCGCTTGGCCACTACCGACTGGTGGAGGTCAACGGCCCCAACGGCTTCTACAACGAGTGGGCAGCCAGCGCGGTGTACGATGACGGCCACCTGTTCATCGACGACACCGGGCGCTTTGCAGACGGCACGTTCTATGTTGATTTTGAGGTCTCCACAGAACGCGCCTACAAGGCCACAGGCGATGACAGCGAGAACAGCCAAGACATCCTGGTGATCGACGAAGATTACCGCAACAACGAGACGCTGGGGGTTCTGAAAATCCGCAAGACCGGCCCGGTACTGACCGGCTGGCAGGAGGACGAGGGCGGCACCTTTGACCCGGAGTTTTCCGGCGAAGCGCGCCCCGGTCACTTTGTATATGAAGAACGCCCCATCCCCTACGCAGAATATACCATCACGGCCGCAGAGGACATCTACACGCAAGACCGCCAGACGGATGCCAACGGAAACAGAACTCTTTGGTACGCCAAAGGTGACGTTGTGGCCGTTGTCCGCACTGGCGACGGCACCAGCGACATTACCGCTTTTGCGCCCGGACGCACCAACTCTACCTACGATTTCTTGAGCGTGATCCACGACGGCACCGTGGGGGAGGTCTCGGTGACCCTGCCCCTGGGCAGTTATCACGTCGAAGAGACCGCGCCGCCCTATGGCTTCACCGGCACGGCGCAAAGTTATGACGTCACTTTTGTTTGGGACAACCAGCTCAATGATGTTGTACTGGCTTCTTCCATCGTGAACAATCCCGATGATGGTTCTTCCCCGCAGGCCAATATGTACACGGTCATGAACGTCAAAGATGCCGCTGACGCCGAAATCGAAGCGCAGGTGCTGCACTTCTACAACGAGCGCGTGAAGCCGCAGCTTGATATTTACAAGCGCGACGTCAAGACGAACGAACTCGTGGCCGGTGCCGTATACAACCTTATCACGGTGGATGATATTTTCAGCACCACAGGTTACCTCCTGTTCCATGCAGGTGATCTCATCGCCACCTCGGCCCCGACCGATGCCAACGGCCACACCACCTTTACCTGCGACTTCCCGCTGCGCGGGCAGTTCTATGGTATGGATGGCGTGCAGATTCCCGAAAACACTACCGTCAACAGCGGCAAGTACCGCATTGTGGAGCTGCGTCCGCCGCAAGGCTATTTCCTGGACGCGCCGGAGCAGGAGTTCGAGTTTGTCTACAAAGACGGCGACACGCCCGTGATTGAGCTTGAGCACACCTTCCTCAACGACGCCACCTCGTTCTTTGTCAGCAAGCGGCAGTTGACCGGCGACGATGAGCTGCCCGGTGCGACGCTGACGATCTCCGACAAAGACGGCAACATCGTGCGCAAGTGGGTCAGTGGTGACAAGCCTACCGAAATTCGCGGCCTGTCTTTCGATACCGTCTATACCCTGTCCGAGCAGTCCGCGCCCGATGGCTACACCATTGCAGAGAGCATCCGCTTTAAGCTGGTACCGCGCATGGACAGTGATGGCGACCTGTTGGATGAGAACGATGTTTATGTTTGCACGGGCAAGGACCTGTTCATCTTTGACCGCTGGGAGAAGATGGAGGACGGAACCGTCGTCATGCGCGACGCGCCGGCACCGCAGACGCCGCCCAGCACCCCGGCCCCCACACCGACGCCCACGCCGGAGCATCCGGCAGAAACGCCGACGCCGACCCCGATGCCGAGCATCCCGCAGACGGGCGACAGCTTCCCGTTGATCGCGGTGCTGACGGCGGCGCTGGCGGCATTGTTGGGCCTTGTGGTGGTGACGGCGTCGCGCCGTTCCCGCCAGCAGGACGATGATCCCGACCCGCAGCTCGAACCCCTCGACGAGCCGGAAAACGAACGTGAGTAACATTATTTCATAAGGAGAAACGTATGACGCATTTTTATTCCGCTGAATCCGTAACAGGCGGCCATCCCGATAAACTCTGCGACCAGATCGCAGACACCGTGCTGGACGGCTGTCTGGCCCTTGACTGCAACGGCCGTGTGGCCTGCGAAGTGCTGGCGACCAAAGGCCACATCCTCCTGGCGGGCGAGATCAGCGCCGCCGCGATGCCGGACGTGGGCAAACTGACCCGCGACGCGCTGGAAAACGCTGGGTACGATCCCAAAGATTTTGAGATCCAAAGCCTGATCCATCCCCAAAGCCCCGATATCGAAGCCGCCATCAATGACCCGCTGGACACAAGAGGAGACCCCGATGCCATCGGCGCGGGCGACCAGTGCGTGGTGGTAGGGTACGCCACCGATGAAACGCCCGAAATGCTGCCACTGCCGGTGGTGCTGGCGCACCGCCTGACCAGCTGCCTGACGCTGGCCCGGCTGACCGGCGCAGTGCCGGGCCTCGGCCCAGACGGCAAGGCGATGGCGGTCGTCGAGTACGAGGACGATGTACCCGTGCGAGTGGCGCGCGTCGTGGTGTCTTTCCAGCACGCGCCCGACGTGGCCCCCGCCGACCTCACGGAACAGGTCTGGCAGGATGTCGTCCTGCCGGCGCTCAAAGGCTTGCCCTTTGACGACAGCCTGGAACTTCTCATCAACCCTGGCGGGCGGTTTGTGTTGGGCGGCCCGGATGCCGACACCGGCCTGACCGGCCGCAAGCTGGCTGTGGATGCCTACGGCCCGTTCGTGCCCATCGGCGGCGGGGCGTTTTCCGGCAAAGACCCGACCAAGCTCGACCGCAGCGGCGCGTACATGGCGCGGTGTGTGGCCAAAAACATCGTGGCCAGCGGTCTGGCACGGCGGTGCCAGGTCACGCTGACCTACGCCATCGGCATGGCCAAGCCGCTGGCGGTGGAAGTCAATACCTTCGGCACCGGCCTGCTCTGCGAGGATGACTGTCTGGCGGTGGCGGTGCAGACGACGTTTGACCTGACCCCGGCCGGGATCATTACCGAACTGGACCTGCAACGGCCCATCTACGCCCGCACGGCGGTGGGCGGGCACTTTGGCCGGGACGACCTGCCCTGGGA encodes the following:
- the metK gene encoding methionine adenosyltransferase; translation: MTHFYSAESVTGGHPDKLCDQIADTVLDGCLALDCNGRVACEVLATKGHILLAGEISAAAMPDVGKLTRDALENAGYDPKDFEIQSLIHPQSPDIEAAINDPLDTRGDPDAIGAGDQCVVVGYATDETPEMLPLPVVLAHRLTSCLTLARLTGAVPGLGPDGKAMAVVEYEDDVPVRVARVVVSFQHAPDVAPADLTEQVWQDVVLPALKGLPFDDSLELLINPGGRFVLGGPDADTGLTGRKLAVDAYGPFVPIGGGAFSGKDPTKLDRSGAYMARCVAKNIVASGLARRCQVTLTYAIGMAKPLAVEVNTFGTGLLCEDDCLAVAVQTTFDLTPAGIITELDLQRPIYARTAVGGHFGRDDLPWEKLDRTGLLMATLI
- a CDS encoding amidoligase family protein, which translates into the protein MPLDFRDQKFGCEIEMTGITRQQAADAVAALFGTSARQTHESRVYDPWEVKDADGKKWRFVYDSSIQATRRVGRRQGPAYDLTYKVELNSPVLEYAEMDKLQEVVRALRHAGAVVNPSCGLHVHVDASKHTPRSLRNLLSIMYSKEDLIFAALGAQQRRVERYCKLSRENVVRVVRNMPPGLTMRQLRRAWYEGHDGAHDHYNWSRYYALNLHSVFYHGTVEWRCFESTLHAGEVRADITLALAMSAQAINLEKTVARKTPVGDNPAFTFRTFLLRLGLIGPEYKNVRMHLLKRLPGDPAWLRDRNQYESYQRRHNRGSDAR
- the dcm gene encoding DNA (cytosine-5-)-methyltransferase: MKTAGNFSFKGECNTIQFIDMFAGIGGFREGLTRASGFTCVGHCECDKYAEHSYRALFDCKGEWYTEDARNADPDTMPDFDLLCGGFPCQAFSLAGNRKGFGDPRGTLFFELARLAEARKPRYLLFENVPGLLSHDGGRTFAAILDALDRLGYHVEWQVLNSQDFGVAQSRRRVYIVGFLDERCAGKILPFTGTTKTPAARRLGAGFPVKEATKTGYKLAYPGDSISLAYATTNRRRGRVGHGIAHTLTTGGNMGVLEAPCPVRTPLVSTPWRNPRRMRGPNDSMFTLTTKDRHGVFFAGHIRRLTPRECLRLQGWQDDRIDKILAVSSEGQAYKQAGNGVTVNVVEAIGRRLAAVDAELNGGTAPAS
- a CDS encoding gamma-glutamylcyclotransferase family protein; the encoded protein is MKELYFAYGSNLNIVQMDNLCPLAQLVSRAVLEGYELAFRCGVLTILPKEGGRVDGILWKVNDRDERALDRYEGYPHLYTKETLTVQTDAGPQTAVAYVMTAPYCERAQPPSSTYLRTVLLGYRVAEFDPRVVLQAAARAREMQPQQVPRKRPENTR
- a CDS encoding SpaA isopeptide-forming pilin-related protein, with the protein product MNCKTNRNGWRRAAAGLLAGICLLTSTGATALAANAAPGSDPAAAKTVTAAATPENATPETALSPEAQAFVDAVNALDRESILAAVRQWATASDAWQADPDSTDLEAALNEAIATSDAASAPVYAAEDLYYAIPEEEQQGEAVQAAYTALAALIASMQLAMEQPELPEDTGAPPDDDEIYDVLYGDLPDRPTGSYIGSMGLPIATGQTRISISEWVTDLYDGVDAHIDAGALHADGEIITVERLPDQDYAIVPLLIQVEYPANGSTAEIVLPDGVTLLDYEGNTADAEEAEDILHAAYADTSAAARGIYVQAAQDFTAEFVYTAPDGAQLRKSLQVRVTDGGGANPITAAKGGISTYAAGPTPPFTTGKITSIAFEGGTWLVWFNGLEAYCCSHGLNGQPNGCPTYTFAYVSKLEPGQYTPGNHYANQVNIWGGLNQLSLGLLEEKHSGTAVSAYGLTDENAAETAYRYYDDTQLWIMEHYPDSLAAQTYRASAQALAEQRSGNGVAAYSGENGYYTYIYTPPAGYAWQTIAIVGEEIPAEGGGEEVPDAPGAEYYSANWSAPPQSASGSFDLTFTVNTDKQQLETAEKVDGATITITPSKTGGSIDGGTWTMAPAGAQTVTTSGHTQDDNYQLNGGDATTTWTVHYEVTKTSTTSLNGQEGPYDTQEEANAAAEAAKNNAISQLQNEAQGMVDAAIAAARAELASIVFSYDETNIPYGFEEFDGALGSHQDITVPADSSNHYVMKNDEWSLQVNLVKVDSETGEQIAGDALYEVYEWDTVTQQFIPYGGYNQYSVVRNPDGTYSVANSSNYGTEYDTSRTMYYTQRNEGKFVIVETRAPSGYYGDWTDVEHPGTAGTPLGKRGYYIEITAANDSSTITLDNSHYSADIATSYTGGTKLLTSGGVETTVTIYKASEEPAAEVQYQDAGRTYHTDGSGTAANEDSYTMTPQTGVMQNDRTIGEISLSKVDLDAVRYVGGRDTDGDALASGQAHADARLDGAIYDLYAAEDIQHPDGVTGTVDYSKITYPDGTPIWHTTIRDNAGVWHDDYLPVLAKDHLVASAEIKDGWLTFSNLYLGKYYIVERGTGVVIPVDGDAFKLSGTYPDIDAKTKEPTGTTSPLATNGDGQYSDYVYKNQWSYIGQSKALDSSKTYDGYYESYAKGYLCDEHNYYITPAYSDEGWYVEKTAFEDNRQAEGEQRDTTDYSDNYHIHRDNALAESQDQVMKGNVELSKHVSSTGSSDGIELEGAGFTFYLISDLSKVDQFSTTRSGKYMIQSILDAYINPEYDDLSQKYDFSGEAQAIAKTYEVDAGQIAAYNATLTEAGDFKNGSGDGWVSTGRPAEYQLAEIFSNDSGNIRVQGLPYGQYLVVETTTPKDVFQAEPFIVDIDPTDETNPQSAMANPKDAVQVPSNSYQKYTVLDEEIEVYLRVTKIDDETGKAVLLKDTAFQIYWMDDMGNHIYDDEGHAKLVTMTDTTDPAMPKDVDTFYTDDTGMLVLPEKLPLGHYRLVEVNGPNGFYNEWAASAVYDDGHLFIDDTGRFADGTFYVDFEVSTERAYKATGDDSENSQDILVIDEDYRNNETLGVLKIRKTGPVLTGWQEDEGGTFDPEFSGEARPGHFVYEERPIPYAEYTITAAEDIYTQDRQTDANGNRTLWYAKGDVVAVVRTGDGTSDITAFAPGRTNSTYDFLSVIHDGTVGEVSVTLPLGSYHVEETAPPYGFTGTAQSYDVTFVWDNQLNDVVLASSIVNNPDDGSSPQANMYTVMNVKDAADAEIEAQVLHFYNERVKPQLDIYKRDVKTNELVAGAVYNLITVDDIFSTTGYLLFHAGDLIATSAPTDANGHTTFTCDFPLRGQFYGMDGVQIPENTTVNSGKYRIVELRPPQGYFLDAPEQEFEFVYKDGDTPVIELEHTFLNDATSFFVSKRQLTGDDELPGATLTISDKDGNIVRKWVSGDKPTEIRGLSFDTVYTLSEQSAPDGYTIAESIRFKLVPRMDSDGDLLDENDVYVCTGKDLFIFDRWEKMEDGTVVMRDAPAPQTPPSTPAPTPTPTPEHPAETPTPTPMPSIPQTGDSFPLIAVLTAALAALLGLVVVTASRRSRQQDDDPDPQLEPLDEPENERE